In Nitrospira sp., one genomic interval encodes:
- a CDS encoding response regulator → MNPQLPGPSPVALIADDDIIIRMFAREALEQAGWTVEEADNGREGLDAFQRLQPDVVLLDVMMPEMDGFAACAALRQLPAGRHTPILIMTGLDDFDSITKAYEAGATDFIIKPLNALLLTHRVRYMVRANQVLQALLSSQAKLAQARDAALEGARLKSEFLATMSHEIRTPMNGVLGMTDWLLETDLTTEQKECAETIRSSGEALMVILNDILDLSKIDSGKLTLELMDFELPAFVNRVLALFRERAQRKGLELTSRIAEGSPMTLHGDPTRLQQVLSNLVNNAIKFSEHGTITILVEPAEPTPEQRFELSVETSEAASPTHLTNVQFSVEDQGIGISSGAMAKLFQPFVQADGSTTRKYGGTGLGLAICKQLVELMGGHIGAASKPGTGSVFRFTVPLQPSPPTTTADKQAA, encoded by the coding sequence ATGAACCCGCAACTCCCTGGTCCGTCGCCGGTGGCCCTCATCGCGGATGATGACATCATCATTCGGATGTTTGCCCGAGAGGCCTTGGAACAGGCAGGGTGGACGGTCGAAGAAGCGGACAACGGGCGCGAAGGCCTCGACGCGTTTCAACGTCTCCAACCGGACGTGGTGTTGCTCGACGTGATGATGCCTGAAATGGACGGCTTCGCCGCCTGCGCAGCCCTACGCCAGCTACCAGCGGGACGCCATACGCCGATCCTCATCATGACGGGACTGGATGATTTTGACTCCATCACCAAGGCCTATGAGGCAGGCGCCACCGACTTCATCATCAAACCACTGAATGCCCTCCTGCTCACCCATCGCGTGCGGTACATGGTTCGAGCCAACCAAGTCTTGCAAGCACTTCTGTCGTCGCAAGCCAAGCTGGCACAGGCCCGCGACGCGGCCCTCGAAGGCGCCCGGCTGAAATCCGAATTCCTCGCGACGATGAGTCATGAGATCCGCACCCCGATGAACGGGGTCCTCGGCATGACGGACTGGCTGCTGGAGACCGACTTGACCACTGAACAAAAAGAATGCGCGGAAACCATCCGCTCTTCGGGCGAGGCGCTCATGGTCATCCTCAACGATATCCTCGACCTGTCGAAGATAGATTCCGGCAAGCTGACGTTGGAACTGATGGATTTTGAGCTGCCGGCATTCGTCAATCGCGTCCTCGCCCTGTTTCGGGAACGTGCTCAACGGAAGGGACTGGAGCTGACCTCGCGCATCGCAGAGGGCTCGCCGATGACCTTGCACGGAGATCCGACTCGCCTGCAACAGGTCCTCAGCAACCTGGTGAACAACGCGATCAAATTCAGCGAGCACGGCACCATTACGATTCTCGTTGAGCCGGCCGAACCCACCCCGGAACAGCGGTTTGAGTTGTCCGTCGAAACCTCGGAGGCTGCGTCCCCGACCCATCTCACCAATGTTCAATTTTCGGTGGAAGATCAGGGGATCGGCATTTCCTCAGGTGCCATGGCCAAATTGTTTCAGCCTTTCGTTCAGGCCGACGGATCCACCACGCGGAAATACGGTGGAACCGGATTGGGTCTGGCCATCTGCAAACAATTGGTCGAGCTGATGGGCGGACATATTGGAGCCGCTAGTAAACCAGGAACCGGATCGGTGTTTCGGTTTACCGTTCCCCTTCAACCGTCACCTCCCACGACCACCGCTGACAAGCAGGCCGCCTAA
- a CDS encoding DUF3473 domain-containing protein, whose translation MHRLTFDIEEHFQVARFDSPIRRRHWDSFESRVASNTCKLLDLLDRHQTRATFFVLAWVAERHPGLIKQIADCGHEIASHGYGHELVTAQTPELFRADVQKAKRILEDLTGTPVQGYRAPGFTITRETPWALPILVEEGHTYDSSLVPIQHNHCGLPDAMPWQHLRETTSGPIWEVPPTTINLGGIRVPIAGGSYFRLLPFPLLALLYRRLHRKGRPLVLYFHAWDLDPFQPRMEGPLLSQLFHYMNLEKVEPRLSSLLETFRFGPIAGQVDGSGILPHSSAFVPAIPPAEIAQDLA comes from the coding sequence GTGCATCGTTTGACATTCGACATCGAAGAGCATTTCCAAGTTGCGCGGTTTGATTCACCGATACGCCGTCGGCATTGGGATTCTTTCGAGAGCCGCGTGGCATCGAACACCTGCAAGCTGTTGGACCTGCTCGACCGGCACCAGACACGGGCCACGTTTTTTGTGTTGGCCTGGGTCGCGGAACGGCATCCCGGACTCATCAAACAAATCGCCGACTGCGGGCATGAAATCGCCTCTCACGGGTACGGCCATGAATTGGTGACGGCGCAGACCCCCGAATTGTTTCGCGCGGATGTCCAGAAAGCCAAACGTATCCTGGAGGATCTGACCGGAACGCCTGTGCAAGGCTATCGAGCTCCAGGGTTTACCATCACCCGCGAAACGCCCTGGGCCCTGCCGATTTTGGTAGAGGAGGGGCACACCTACGATTCCAGCCTCGTGCCCATACAACACAATCACTGCGGCCTACCCGACGCCATGCCATGGCAGCACCTTCGGGAAACGACTTCCGGGCCCATTTGGGAAGTGCCGCCGACTACCATCAATCTGGGCGGCATACGAGTTCCTATTGCCGGCGGGAGTTATTTCCGACTGTTGCCCTTTCCGTTGCTGGCTCTGCTGTATCGACGCCTCCATAGAAAAGGCCGCCCTCTGGTGCTCTACTTTCACGCCTGGGATCTGGATCCGTTTCAGCCCAGAATGGAAGGTCCGCTCCTCTCACAGCTCTTCCACTATATGAATCTCGAAAAGGTGGAACCCCGGCTTTCTTCCTTGCTGGAGACATTCCGATTCGGGCCGATTGCGGGGCAGGTGGACGGTTCGGGCATCCTGCCGCACAGTTCCGCGTTTGTCCCGGCCATCCCTCCCGCCGAGATCGCCCAAGACCTCGCGTAG
- a CDS encoding peptidylprolyl isomerase → MASGLSGVGFAADPEAVGRPLVDAKNVRAIIKTKFGEMEIKFFPDVAPKHVDNFIQLAKSGFYNGTVFHRVIPGFMIQGGDPNTKDSLKKGAYGQGGPGHNVKAEFSDLAHKRGMVSMARAQDPDSAGSQFFIVVEDSRFLDRKYTIFGEVVKGIGVADKIVGVPRVLCQTGAPNPPDKGPCDNPIDRVEMTVTISE, encoded by the coding sequence ATGGCGTCGGGGCTCTCCGGGGTCGGTTTCGCGGCTGATCCTGAGGCCGTAGGAAGGCCGCTGGTCGACGCCAAGAACGTGCGGGCGATCATTAAGACGAAGTTCGGCGAGATGGAAATTAAGTTCTTCCCCGATGTGGCGCCGAAACATGTCGACAACTTCATTCAGCTGGCGAAATCCGGCTTTTATAACGGCACGGTCTTTCATCGGGTCATTCCTGGATTCATGATTCAGGGTGGGGACCCGAACACGAAGGACTCGCTGAAAAAAGGCGCCTATGGGCAGGGCGGGCCGGGCCACAACGTGAAGGCGGAGTTCAGCGATCTCGCGCACAAGCGGGGTATGGTCTCCATGGCGCGGGCCCAGGATCCGGACAGCGCTGGCTCACAGTTTTTCATCGTGGTCGAAGACTCGCGATTCCTCGATCGAAAATATACGATCTTCGGCGAAGTGGTGAAGGGGATCGGCGTGGCGGACAAGATCGTGGGGGTTCCCCGGGTGCTCTGCCAGACCGGTGCGCCGAATCCACCCGATAAAGGCCCGTGCGACAATCCGATCGACCGAGTCGAGATGACCGTCACGATTTCCGAGTAA
- the rnc gene encoding ribonuclease III, whose amino-acid sequence MTPATSIETVQRLLGYQFRRPRLLEEALTHKSYSNERRGKDRRQNERLEFLGDAVLSLIMSEYLAAEFPDSSEGALSKLKAQLVSETSLAKAAQRMNLGRLLRLGKGEELSKGREKHSLLADALEALIAAVYLDGGLDASRSFTLRVLEEELLAVRAYHAKPGMGDYKTHLQEICQKRFDVLPRYETVRESGPDHEKVFEVALTIQGTLRGTGQGHSKKEAEQMAAKQALEQLTACDAAR is encoded by the coding sequence ATGACGCCGGCAACGTCAATTGAGACGGTCCAGCGCCTCCTCGGCTATCAGTTCCGCCGGCCGCGCCTCCTGGAAGAAGCCCTGACCCACAAATCCTATTCGAACGAGCGACGCGGAAAGGATCGGCGGCAAAACGAACGGCTGGAGTTTCTCGGCGATGCCGTGCTGTCGCTCATCATGAGCGAGTATCTCGCGGCGGAATTTCCGGACAGCAGCGAGGGTGCGCTGTCGAAACTCAAAGCCCAATTAGTCAGCGAAACCTCTCTGGCCAAGGCGGCGCAGCGCATGAATTTGGGTCGCCTGCTTCGTTTGGGGAAGGGTGAGGAACTGTCGAAGGGCCGGGAAAAGCATTCCCTGCTCGCGGATGCTCTCGAAGCGTTGATCGCGGCGGTCTATCTGGACGGTGGACTTGATGCGAGTCGGTCCTTTACGCTGCGGGTACTGGAAGAGGAACTGCTGGCCGTCCGCGCCTACCATGCCAAGCCGGGGATGGGCGACTATAAGACGCATCTGCAGGAGATTTGTCAGAAGCGGTTCGATGTGCTGCCGCGCTATGAGACCGTTCGGGAATCCGGCCCGGATCATGAGAAGGTGTTCGAGGTCGCGTTGACCATCCAAGGGACGCTGAGAGGGACGGGGCAGGGGCATAGTAAAAAGGAAGCTGAGCAGATGGCGGCGAAGCAAGCGCTGGAACAGCTGACGGCCTGTGACGCCGCCCGCTGA
- the fabF gene encoding beta-ketoacyl-ACP synthase II, whose protein sequence is MHDRPTRRVVVTGLGLVTPLGTGTEKTWKALCAGESGIGRITRFDPSAYDAQIAGEVKDFDPAQFIEKKEIKKMDTFIHYAVAASQLAVDDAALKVEPEEATKVGVYIGSGIGGLGSIEHYHDVLKEKGPGRVSPFFIPMTIINLASGQVAIRLGAKGPNSCAVTACATGNHCIGDAYRLIQRGDADVMIAGGAEAAITPLGVAGFASAKALSFRNDAPTKASRPFDKDRDGFVLGEGAGVVVLEELEHAKRRGARMYAELIGYAMNSDAYHITAPPEEGEGAVRCMEMALKDATVTTSDVGYINAHGTSTMADAIETKAIKQVFGEQAYRIPVSSTKSMTGHLLGAAGGIEAVFSILALYHGILPPTINLEHPDPACDLDYVPNQARPANPKVVLSNSFGFGGVNACLLFRKCES, encoded by the coding sequence ATGCACGATCGACCCACCAGACGTGTCGTGGTCACCGGCCTAGGGCTGGTGACGCCCCTGGGAACCGGTACGGAAAAGACCTGGAAGGCCCTGTGTGCCGGGGAGTCAGGAATCGGTCGCATTACACGATTCGATCCCTCCGCCTATGATGCGCAGATCGCCGGAGAGGTCAAGGATTTCGACCCGGCTCAGTTTATCGAAAAAAAAGAAATCAAGAAGATGGACACGTTCATTCATTACGCCGTGGCGGCGAGCCAACTGGCGGTGGATGATGCGGCACTGAAGGTGGAGCCTGAGGAGGCGACGAAGGTCGGCGTATATATCGGCTCCGGCATCGGTGGCTTGGGCTCGATCGAGCACTACCATGATGTGCTCAAGGAGAAAGGCCCCGGTCGGGTCTCGCCGTTTTTTATTCCCATGACCATCATCAATTTGGCTTCCGGCCAGGTCGCAATCAGGCTGGGGGCGAAGGGGCCGAATTCCTGCGCCGTCACGGCTTGCGCGACCGGGAATCATTGCATCGGCGACGCGTATCGGCTCATTCAGCGCGGTGACGCGGATGTGATGATCGCCGGTGGGGCGGAAGCGGCCATTACTCCGCTGGGCGTGGCCGGGTTCGCATCGGCCAAGGCCCTGTCATTCAGGAACGATGCGCCGACGAAGGCCAGTCGGCCGTTCGACAAAGACCGGGACGGCTTCGTGTTGGGCGAAGGGGCGGGCGTGGTCGTGCTGGAAGAACTCGAACATGCCAAGCGGCGCGGAGCCCGGATGTATGCGGAACTGATCGGGTATGCGATGAACAGCGATGCCTACCACATCACGGCTCCGCCCGAAGAGGGCGAGGGTGCCGTTCGTTGCATGGAAATGGCGCTGAAAGATGCGACGGTTACCACGTCGGATGTCGGCTACATCAACGCTCATGGCACCTCGACCATGGCGGATGCCATCGAGACCAAGGCCATCAAGCAGGTATTCGGTGAGCAGGCCTATCGCATTCCCGTCAGTTCGACGAAATCCATGACGGGGCATTTGCTGGGCGCAGCCGGCGGCATCGAGGCCGTGTTCAGTATTCTGGCGCTGTACCATGGAATTCTGCCTCCAACCATCAACCTCGAGCACCCGGATCCTGCCTGCGATCTCGACTATGTGCCGAATCAGGCTCGTCCGGCCAATCCGAAGGTCGTGTTGTCCAACTCATTCGGCTTCGGCGGGGTGAACGCCTGTCTGCTGTTCCGCAAATGTGAGTCGTAA
- the acpP gene encoding acyl carrier protein, whose translation MATVDERVKKIIAEQLGVEEEEVTPEAHFVEDLGADSLDTVELVMALEEEFEIEIPDEDAEKILTVGKALEYIKEKA comes from the coding sequence ATGGCAACAGTAGATGAACGGGTGAAGAAGATTATCGCCGAGCAGTTGGGGGTCGAAGAAGAGGAAGTGACGCCTGAAGCGCATTTCGTCGAAGATTTGGGCGCGGATTCGCTTGATACGGTTGAGTTGGTCATGGCGCTCGAAGAAGAGTTCGAAATCGAGATTCCCGATGAAGACGCCGAAAAGATCCTGACCGTCGGGAAGGCGTTGGAATATATTAAGGAAAAGGCATAG